In Vigna unguiculata cultivar IT97K-499-35 chromosome 3, ASM411807v1, whole genome shotgun sequence, a single genomic region encodes these proteins:
- the LOC114179814 gene encoding late embryogenesis abundant protein Lea5-like — protein MSPSLSQAKSLRLLLPQSISLIPVHRRGYAVASDVSVRVGLGNNVGRRSGIVGGAEEKPVTRDGAKAYSDWAPDPITGDYRPINHTPEIDPVELRRMLLNHKFKSPQ, from the exons ATGTCTCCTTCTCTCTCGCAAGCCAAATCTCTCCGTCTCCTTCTTCCTCAGTCTATCTCACTAATTCCTGTTCATCG GCGAGGTTATGCAGTTGCGTCTGATGTTTCGGTAAGAGTTGGATTGGGTAATAATGTAGGGCGTAGGAGTGGAATCGTGGGAGGTGCAGAAGAAAAGCCTGTGACAAGAGATGGTGCAAAAGCCTATTCTGACTGGGCCCCAGACCCAATAACGGGTGACTACAGGCCCATCAACCACACCCCTGAAATTGACCCGGTGGAGCTCCGACGGATGTTGCTTAACCACAAGTTCAAATCGCCACAATAG
- the LOC114179815 gene encoding UDP-glucuronic acid decarboxylase 2-like has translation MSSELIHRTQTPDFAHRNSDSAPESNCPPKSTSRIGYMLRERVPFLLVGVAIAAAFFHVLPSPSTVAAPHDSLLETELALPTRRVLMEEHTEKKGRLPIGVKGRKQKRIVVTGGAGFVGSHLVDRLMERGHSVIVVDNFFTGRKENVLHHMGNPNFELIRHDVVEPILLEVDQIYHLACPASPVHYKFNPVKTIKTNVVGTLNMLGLAKRVGARFLLTSTSEVYGDPLQHPQAETYWGNVNPIGVRSCYDEGKRTAETLAMDYHRGAGIEVRIARIFNTYGPRMCIDDGRVVSNFVAQALRKEPLTVYGDGKQTRSFQYVSDLVEGLMRLMEGEHVGPFNLGNPGEFTMLELAQVVQETIDPNAKIEFRPNTEDDPHKRKPDISKAKELLGWQPSVSLREGLPLMVSDFRQRLFADSKLTGGKSVV, from the exons atgagctCCGAACTGATTCACAGAACGCAGACACCAGACTTCGCCCACCGGAACTCAGATTCGGCGCCTGAGTCCAATTGCCCACCCAAATCCACCAGCCGGATCGGTTACATGTTGCGCGAGCGTGTCCCCTTCCTCCTCGTCGGTGTGGCAATCGCCGCCGCCTTCTTCCATGTTCTACCTTCTCCATCCACCGTAGCAGCTCCTCACGACTCGCTCCTAGAGACCGAGTTGGCTCTGCCAACTCGCCGCGTGCTCATGGAAGAGCACACCGAAAAGAAGGGAAGGCTGCCTATCGGAGTGAAGGGCAGGAAGCAGAAGCGGATCGTGGTCACCGGCGGAGCCGGTTTCGTCGGAAGCCACCTGGTGGACCGTCTGATGGAAAGAGGGCACAGCGTGATCGTGGTGGATAACTTCTTCACCGGAAGAAAAGAGAACGTGCTGCATCACATGGGGAACCCCAACTTCGAACTCATCCGCCACGACGTCGTTGAACCCATCCTCCTCGAGGTTGACCAGATCTACCACCTGGCTTGCCCCGCTTCCCCCGTTCATTACAAGTTCAACCCCGTCAAGACCATC AAGACTAATGTGGTTGGAACGCTGAACATGTTGGGTTTGGCAAAGAGAGTGGGTGCACGGTTTTTGCTTACCAGCACCAGTGAGGTGTACGGTGATCCTCTTCAGCATCCTCAGGCTGAGACCTACTGGGGCAACGTTAATCCCATCG GTGTAAGGAGCTGTTACGACGAAGGAAAGCGCACTGCAGAGACTTTGGCAATGGACTATCACAGAGGCGCTGGCATCGAG GTGAGGATTGCTCGAATCTTCAACACCTATGGACCGAGAATGTGCATTGATGACGGGCGTGTAGTTAGTAACTTTGTTGCTCAG GCGTTGAGGAAGGAGCCATTGACGGTTTATGGCGACGGAAAGCAGACAAGAAGCTTTCAATACGTGTCAGACTTGGTAGAAGGTTTAATGCGGCTGATGGAGGGGGAGCACGTTGGTCCTTTCAATCTGGGGAACCCTGGTGAATTCACGATGCTTGAACTTGCTCAGGTGGTGCAAGAGACCATAGACCCAAATGCAAAGATAGAGTTTAGACCAAATACAGAAGATGACCCACATAAGAGGAAGCCAGACATCTCAAAAGCCAAAGAGCTTCTTGGGTGGCAGCCCTCTGTTTCTCTCCGAGAGGGACTTCCTCTAATGGTATCTGATTTCCGGCAAAGATTGTTCGCTGACTCTAAACTAACAGGGGGCAAATCTGTAGTATAG